In one Bradyrhizobium cosmicum genomic region, the following are encoded:
- a CDS encoding sensor histidine kinase gives MSKHDDAYCLRSRLSWRLLSLQAALLVALVAVVVGALCASGFVLAERDEDRVIELVQRALARDTQGSLILRPTPDLKQLRSETPDLWFLVRDRHGHSLAEGAVPAEFAAIGGGLDQISQARLGWQLFEDDPRKPAARLKRVDTDAGNVQIITATQGRLTGAKALVMTSLAFLGIALPGLLLMGTATFIATPMIVQRAFRGLDTTADQARRIDIHQRGARLSVDRIPLEVVPLVTAVNDALARLDQGYARHKRFVADAAHELRTPIAILNTRLESLAPGPDKTRLLEDAARLATLAEQLLDIQRLDRCGHPFARVDLVQIAQGVAADLAPLAIAAGYELALDAPATPVETTGDAAALERALTNLVQNAIQHGPRRGTIGICVAGPASIEVTDEGAGIPADQREQIFEPFYRLAPLDRGAGLGLNMVREIVLLHGGYVSVADGPGGGTRFRISLPPIRHS, from the coding sequence ATGAGCAAACACGACGATGCCTATTGCCTGCGCTCGCGGCTAAGCTGGCGCCTGCTCTCGCTCCAGGCCGCGCTGCTGGTCGCGCTCGTCGCCGTCGTCGTCGGAGCATTGTGCGCGTCGGGCTTCGTGCTCGCCGAGCGTGACGAGGATCGCGTAATCGAATTGGTTCAGCGCGCGCTCGCGCGGGACACGCAAGGGAGCCTGATCCTGCGGCCGACGCCAGACCTGAAACAATTGCGTAGCGAAACTCCCGACCTCTGGTTCCTGGTCCGCGACCGCCATGGACATTCGCTTGCCGAAGGTGCCGTGCCCGCCGAATTCGCAGCGATCGGCGGCGGCCTCGACCAGATCAGCCAGGCGCGGCTCGGCTGGCAGCTTTTCGAGGACGATCCGCGCAAGCCGGCGGCGCGGCTGAAGCGCGTCGACACCGACGCCGGCAACGTGCAGATCATCACGGCGACGCAAGGACGGCTGACCGGCGCCAAGGCGCTGGTCATGACCTCGCTCGCGTTTCTCGGCATCGCCCTGCCCGGCTTGCTCCTGATGGGAACGGCAACCTTCATCGCGACACCGATGATCGTGCAGCGCGCATTCAGAGGGCTCGATACCACGGCGGACCAGGCACGGCGGATCGACATCCATCAGCGCGGCGCCAGGCTGTCGGTGGACCGGATTCCGCTGGAGGTCGTGCCGCTCGTGACTGCAGTCAACGACGCACTTGCGCGGCTGGACCAGGGCTATGCCCGCCACAAGCGTTTCGTCGCCGATGCCGCGCATGAGTTACGCACGCCGATCGCGATTTTGAACACGCGGCTGGAGTCGCTTGCCCCCGGGCCGGACAAGACCCGCTTGCTGGAGGATGCCGCGCGACTGGCCACGCTCGCCGAGCAATTGCTGGACATCCAGCGGCTCGACCGCTGCGGCCATCCGTTCGCGCGCGTCGACCTCGTTCAGATCGCGCAAGGCGTGGCTGCCGACCTCGCGCCGCTCGCGATTGCCGCAGGCTACGAGCTGGCGCTCGATGCACCGGCCACGCCGGTCGAGACGACCGGCGATGCAGCCGCACTGGAGCGCGCGCTGACCAACCTCGTGCAGAATGCGATTCAGCACGGCCCTCGCCGCGGCACGATCGGGATTTGTGTGGCTGGACCCGCAAGCATCGAAGTCACGGACGAAGGCGCCGGCATTCCGGCCGATCAGCGCGAGCAGATCTTCGAGCCGTTCTACCGATTGGCACCGCTCGATCGCGGCGCCGGCCTCGGCCTCAACATGGTGCGCGAGATCGTGCTGCTGCATGGTGGCTACGTCTCGGTTGCGGACGGTCCGGGCGGCGGCACGCGCTTCAGGATCTCTCTGCCGCCAATCCGGCACAGTTGA
- a CDS encoding response regulator transcription factor, with protein sequence MRILLVEDEAEMACALASALKRYDMVVDHAPTLAEAEEAISADVHAAVLLDRQLPDGDGLALIPKLRARAGGVPIIVLTARGELADRVAGLDSGADDYLAKPFAVEELLARLRAVLRRPVGLSPDIIRAGRLAFELGHREASIDGQPFELPRRELLVLEALIRRLGRTVLRSALEEAVYNFDDEVQSNALDTHISRLRRKLAEADAGVEIHSIRGVGYLLKKLP encoded by the coding sequence AGGACGAGGCCGAGATGGCCTGTGCGCTGGCGTCTGCGCTGAAGCGCTACGACATGGTGGTGGATCACGCTCCCACGCTTGCGGAAGCAGAAGAGGCCATTTCCGCCGATGTCCATGCCGCCGTCCTGCTCGACCGCCAGCTCCCCGACGGAGACGGGCTCGCCCTGATCCCAAAGCTTCGCGCGCGTGCCGGCGGCGTGCCGATCATCGTCCTGACCGCACGTGGTGAACTCGCCGACCGCGTCGCCGGGCTCGACAGCGGCGCCGACGACTATCTGGCAAAGCCCTTCGCGGTCGAGGAATTGCTCGCACGGCTGCGCGCCGTGCTGCGGCGGCCTGTCGGCCTTTCTCCCGACATCATTCGTGCCGGCCGCCTCGCCTTCGAACTCGGCCATCGCGAAGCCAGCATCGACGGTCAGCCATTCGAGCTGCCGCGCCGGGAACTGCTGGTGCTCGAGGCCTTGATCCGCCGCCTGGGCCGAACCGTGCTGCGCTCGGCACTGGAGGAGGCCGTCTACAATTTCGACGACGAAGTCCAGTCGAACGCGCTGGACACGCACATCTCGCGGTTGCGCCGCAAGCTCGCCGAGGCGGATGCCGGCGTCGAGATCCACAGCATTCGCGGCGTCGGCTATCTCCTGAAGAAGCTGCCATGA